TCAGTTTGACTGATGAGCAGAAACAGCTGATTGAGTCACCACAGGCACCAAAGTCAGATTCGAGTGTTCACAAATCAATCTCTCTCATGTCGGTGGGCGTGCCGGCTCTCTCGTCCTCCACCTCGTCCCCCTTCTGCAGGGCGCCCGGCTGAGCCGTCCTCAGCCTCTGCTGCAGCACGTGCTCGATCATGTCGCTGTAGGCCTCCAGGACCACCTGCAGTCAGAAGGGTGACAAACGTCGGTTTAAGTCCGGCGAAAAACAAGTGTGTtgaaatagaggattgaaagaaaagaaaaaaaacaagaccagAACAAATCATGTAACAgttgtgttttaatttttaaaaagtcatatAAATGAAAGAAGGCAAGAACAAAGAGGAAGATAGACATGACCAGGATCAATGATAAGAAAAAGGAGGAAAGAGAGAAGGATAAAAGCGATGAAGATCAAGAAGATGAGGAGAAACCAAGCAataacacacaaataaaagtgaagaGGATGAGACAGGTGAAGGGCAACTCACCGGGTCAGTGTGACACAGCTCCGCCAGGACTCCAGTCAGCTGGTGAGGGTCCTTGTTGCAGAGTCCTCTCAGGGCACAGTTCAGCGACGCCGCGGCAACAAGTGACGGCATCGCTCCCAGGAAACgggagtcacacacacacatggcgGCGAGAGTGTCGCTGTGGCGCCGCAGAGTCGCCGCAAGCTCCTCGTCGTGCTCCACCATGTGGGACAGGATGTGAGGGAGGAAGTCCTGAGGAGTCACTGCGGCTGTATCCCACCGGAGGGTGGCAAGGACAACACGCTCCATCTCCTGGTGAGGATGAGGAACAACACGTTaatatagtagtagtagaatATAGTAAGTAGAAAAACAAGGAGAAACATCAATATtttagaagaaaaagaaagtgtttCTCCTTTCAAACTTTCAAAGGACAACAGTGTTATAGtgcattaatttttttaaatcaaattatgcaagtgaaatagaaaaaaagcagtTGTTTTTCCATGAGTTGTTTTGGTAAAGCTGGAGGGTGGAACTCACCCGCAGGTTGGATGGCTGGAAACTgtactcagcagcagcacagagcgTGTCGGCCGTGAGGTTGTCGCACTCTGAGAGTTTGGAGGCGATGAGGATGCAGGCGGCGGCCAGGCAGTACGGCGAGACGGGCAGCGACAGCGAGGCCGACAGGAAGCGGTCCAGCAGGGACACCGACAGAGGGAAGACAGCCTCGTCACAGCCGCTCTCGCTGCAGACctgaggacagaggagagaaggtGAGCGTCGGCATGGTGACGAGGAGGAACATGAGGGGCCCAAGGGAGTCGCACCTCCAGGGACCACTTGGCCAGCTCCTCCCTGCGCTCCGGGTCCCGCTGGATGAGTGAGATGTACAGCATGGAGGGCAGGTAGCGCTCctccaggtggaggagactcTGGATCACACGGTGTCCTGACATTGTGGGGTCGAAGGCCGCTTTGACAGATCCACCGTGGCCCCCTGACGGCGCTGTGGTCCCCGGAGTGCAGAGCAGCTccgtctcctccacctcagtGCACCACAGAGACACCGGCATGTCCATTCGTGCAGCGCTTTAAGTCCAAGTCTCAACTCACACCTCACTGCCCCGCTCAGGTCTTATACCCCGAGGAAGGGGGCGTGATGGAAAGGCGGAGACCCGGGTGACGGACAGGcaggaataataatgaattcaaCAGGTGGGAGAATGCGAGGGGCGGGGGGCGGCAGACAAGAGAGGGAGGGGCCCGCAGGGACGCAGCAACAGCTTGTGCTCGACactgaaagagagaaaagaggaaaagaaaagagtgCGAAGAGAGAAAAGGTCATCTCCAAACTCTGACAATGGGAATGAAAGACAATAGGAGGAGGGTGTTTGTTTACGACCCGAGTTACAGACCCGCAGCGCTGAGGGACACACGAGTGGGAATCAAAACCTCCTGAATATTTGCCAAACTTCTGATTgacttttaaatataaaatcatgTACAGGCCAAAAAACAATTCCGTTTAAAAATACTTAACTGGTATTACTTTAATATTTATCCACATTCTTGAcattaaaatgttcatttgaaatgaaatgaatgaatgaatgaatgacaatgtttCAACACACAAAATCATAACATTGTAATTTTGACAATAATAAGTTAAAAAAGTTGTGACACAGATTAGAGCTTGAATGATAAATTATTATGATAAAAGACTGTACAGCACTGCAGCAGTCATCCTTCACATTCCTCTCCTGCTAGACAACTTCACTCAACTTTTGTGTCTCATTTTGATCAGAAGTTCAGTAAACCATCAGAGTTTCCAGAGGAACCCCCCTCAGCCAACTCTAAATGAGCAATGGGGTCAAGCCTGAGACCTTCCTGGAATATATCTGATCACTACTGTTCTGCTGGAACATGAAATATGAACCTGATAATCAGTAAATATAAACTGTAAAAGTAGTGGAGAACCGGTGATGGAGCACGATGTAAAGGTTAGGTCCTGCCGAGGAACATCTCGGGGCTCCTCAGGTGAAGACAGAAGACGAATCCCCTGATCCATCACAGATCAAAGTTTGGGCTCGGGCCTGGCCGCCGGTCCTCTCAGAGGATGCTCATTGTCAAAGCAACGTCGGGGCTCCTCCCAGGCCTCCAGGCAATCTGCTGCTCGTGTTTAAAGAGCGCAGGGCCAGCGGGGAGGGCCGGTCGAGGTATGTGCAACAGACAGTGGAGCCCAGCAGGTCAATGAGCCGTATTGTCTCTCTTTACAAATCTGTGTCAGACAGCAGCCTCTGGCCTTCTGCCTGctgccccacacacacacacgcacgcacacacttctCACACGCTCCCCCGGGAGCCCGCGGCCGGTGTCACAAAGGGGTCGCACTCCCTCCAGCGAGGATACAGATTGTATTTGACACAGTCATTACAGGTGGCTTTCACACGTTTTACACTTTCAATGGAGACTCACGTTTCAAATGAGAGTTAAATGGACgtgctgtggtcatgtgacccaagTGGAGCATCAATAATT
The genomic region above belongs to Synchiropus splendidus isolate RoL2022-P1 chromosome 19, RoL_Sspl_1.0, whole genome shotgun sequence and contains:
- the ccndx gene encoding cyclin Dx isoform X3 gives rise to the protein MDMPVSLWCTEVEETELLCTPGTTAPSGGHGGSVKAAFDPTMSGHRVIQSLLHLEERYLPSMLYISLIQRDPERREELAKWSLEVCSESGCDEAVFPLSVSLLDRFLSASLSLPVSPYCLAAACILIASKLSECDNLTADTLCAAAEYSFQPSNLREMERVVLATLRWDTAAVTPQDFLPHILSHMVEHDEELAATLRRHSDTLAAMCVCDSRFLGAMPSLVAAASLNCALRGLCNKDPHQLTGVLAELCHTDPVVLEAYSDMIEHVLQQRLRTAQPGALQKGDEVEDERAGTPTDMREIDL